The stretch of DNA CGGGATCGCAAAGCCCATCGGCCCGGCGCCGGCCGCCTGCAGGAAGGTGCCGGCCTGCTTGGTCTGGTAGAAATGGGTCATGAAGATGCGGTTCTCGCCCGCATCGCAGGTGATGATCGCATCATCGGGCAGATGGCGGTGGAGCTCCGCGATGATCCGCTGCGGGAGGAGGGGGCTTGCATCCGACTGATAGTCCGGCGCGTCGAAATAGCCATGCCGCGCGCGGTATTCCTCGACCCGCGACAGCCCATCGCCTGTGATCGCCGTCTCGGCAGCAGCCTCGGCAAGCTGGCTGAGGATAATGGCCGCATCCCCGATCAGCACATGCTCGGCTGGAAAGGTCCAGGATGCATTGCGTGGCTCCACATCGATCTGGATGAAGGTTTGCCGCGTCGGATCGAGCAGTGCGGGCGATTCCTTTGCGGTGTCCGATGCCGTGAGCTTGGATCCGGCGACGATGACGAGATCCGCATCCCCGACGCAGGCATTGGCGGCCTGGGTGCCGAAGGTGCCGAACACGCCGAGAGCCAGAGCATGGGTCTCGGCAAAGCAGCCCTTGCCGGAGGGGGTCGTTACAACCGGCGCTGAAATGGCTTCCGCAAAGCGCTTGAGCGGTTCGTAGGCCTGAGAAATGCGCACCCCGTTGCCCGCGATGATCACCGGCCGCTTGGCGCGTGCGATCGCATCGAGCGCCTTGCCGATATCGGACCCATGCGCGGGCGGCAGTGTCGAAGGCAAATAGTGCCGGGTGGAATAGAGCCGCGGCTGGCTCTCTGGCGTGACCGCCTCCTGCAGCGCCTCGATACTATAGATCATGGCGACCGGACCGGGCTGGCCGCTCAGCGCGTGCTTGATCGCGAGCTGAGTTGCATGGACCGCCGATGCTCCATCATGCGCGGTGAACACCTGCTTGGTCACGCCGCCGAAGCTCTGCCGCGCATCCCAATTGCCATAGTCACCTGTGCCCGACTGATAGGGTGCGTGGAGGGAGAAGGGCGGGGTGTCGCTGAAATCCGTCAGAAGCAGCATCGGCGTCGACGACAGCAACGCCTCGATCGTGCCGATGAGGCCATTGCCGAGCACCCAGGGGCCTTGTCCCAGCACCACCCCCGGCTTGCGTGTCAGCCGGCCATAAACCTCCGCCATCACCCCTGCGAGCGATTCCTCCCGCACCAGCACCGTGCGAATCGCGTTCTGGCGCTTCTCAAGCGCCCCGAAGATGCGGCCGGTATGCCCGCCTGATATGCCGAACACCATGTCGATGCCGGCCTCTTGCAACACCTGCGCAATGAGGTCCGTGGCCGGTTGGGTTTCTGTAACGAGCCGTTCGACCGTCATGCCTTCTCCTGAGATCCCAAGGTTTACCCTTACTTTTTGAGGTGCTCGAGCAGCTCCGCCGTGCCGCCGCTGATGTCATCGTGAATGCCCGCGCGGGCAGCTTCGGGGTCACGGGCACGTAGTGCTGCGATCACCCGCACATGCCCATGCGGCTTGTCGGTGGGGCTTGGCATGCGACTATCCGCATAGAGCATGTTGAGCAGTGGTCCTGACTGCGCCCACAGCCCCTCGACAATCCGCAACAGCCTTGGCATACCGGCCTCGCGGCACAGGGCGAGGTGGAACATCTCGTTCCAGCGCAGCGCGGCTTTGAAATCGCGGCGCTCCTTGGCGGCGATCAGCTTTTCATGGAGCGATTCGAGCTTGTTGATCGCGGTATTGCTGGCGCGTTCGGCCGCACGGGCCGCGCCCATCCCTTCGAGATTGAGCCTGAGATCGCGTAATTCGAGATAGGTCTCCTGGGTCAGCACCGGCACCGAGATCGCTTGTCCGGCCCTGAGTTCGAGCGCGCCTTCGGTGACGAGTTGCAGCAAGGCCTCGCGCACGGGCGTGGCGCTGGTGCCAAAACTGTCGGCAATCTCACGGATGTTGAGTCGCTGTCCCGGTAAGAACTCGCCGGTGGTAAGAGCCCGCCTGATCTGCCGATAGGCTTCCACGGAGAGGCTGCGTCGGCCGATCGATGTAAGCGAGCGCGCGCCCGATCGCCTTACATCCCGGTCCACCGCCTCGCTTTCACTCATCAAGCCCTCCCAAATCACCCCGTCCACTCATTTGACTTGATTTGCGCAATTCGATCAAGTTATTGACATAGACCAATAAAACAGACATCGATATATCATACAAAAAACTTTGGAGGAAGAGTTCCGCCAATGACTGAGGCTTCCACCGCGCGCAGCGATGCCGGCGCCAACGCAGTCGGTAACCTGCCCAACAGCTCCGTTGCCATTTCCATGATGGCCGCCCTGAAGCGTCACGGCGTGGAGGTGCTGTTCGGCCAGAGTCTTCCCTCGGCATTGCATCTGGCCGCTCCGCAATTCGGCATGAAGCAGGTCAACTATCGCACCGAGAATGCCGGCGGTGTGATGGCGGATGGCTACGCCCGCATCTCGCGTAAGGTGGCGGTGGTCACAGCCCAGAACGGGCCCGCGGCAACCCTCCTGGTGCCGCCTTTGGCCGAGGCCCTGAAGGCATCGGTGCCTGTGCTCGCCCTCGTGCAGGAGGTGGCGCGCGACACCTACGACAAGAATGCCTTCCAGGAGCTGGATCATTTCGCGCTC from Rhodoligotrophos sp. CJ14 encodes:
- a CDS encoding thiamine pyrophosphate-binding protein; amino-acid sequence: MTVERLVTETQPATDLIAQVLQEAGIDMVFGISGGHTGRIFGALEKRQNAIRTVLVREESLAGVMAEVYGRLTRKPGVVLGQGPWVLGNGLIGTIEALLSSTPMLLLTDFSDTPPFSLHAPYQSGTGDYGNWDARQSFGGVTKQVFTAHDGASAVHATQLAIKHALSGQPGPVAMIYSIEALQEAVTPESQPRLYSTRHYLPSTLPPAHGSDIGKALDAIARAKRPVIIAGNGVRISQAYEPLKRFAEAISAPVVTTPSGKGCFAETHALALGVFGTFGTQAANACVGDADLVIVAGSKLTASDTAKESPALLDPTRQTFIQIDVEPRNASWTFPAEHVLIGDAAIILSQLAEAAAETAITGDGLSRVEEYRARHGYFDAPDYQSDASPLLPQRIIAELHRHLPDDAIITCDAGENRIFMTHFYQTKQAGTFLQAAGAGPMGFAIPAAMSAKLVHPHRAVVAVCGDGGFAMTMNGLMTAIENDLPIVTVIFNNQALGWSMHSRGPFATTFADFDLAAIARGMGCHGVRIEDPRDLEAALKTAVGAHRPTVIDVRTSLEVSFDDLTSPLAKQRS
- a CDS encoding GntR family transcriptional regulator, encoding MSESEAVDRDVRRSGARSLTSIGRRSLSVEAYRQIRRALTTGEFLPGQRLNIREIADSFGTSATPVREALLQLVTEGALELRAGQAISVPVLTQETYLELRDLRLNLEGMGAARAAERASNTAINKLESLHEKLIAAKERRDFKAALRWNEMFHLALCREAGMPRLLRIVEGLWAQSGPLLNMLYADSRMPSPTDKPHGHVRVIAALRARDPEAARAGIHDDISGGTAELLEHLKK